A single region of the Nicotiana sylvestris chromosome 6, ASM39365v2, whole genome shotgun sequence genome encodes:
- the LOC104248218 gene encoding heterogeneous nuclear ribonucleoprotein 1-like, which yields MQSELGKLFVGGISWDTDEERLKEYFSTYGEVIEAVIMKDRTTGRARGFGFVVFADPAVAERVVKERHNIDGRMVEAKKAVPRDDQSTTSRSSTSIHGSPSPGLGRTRKLFVGGLASTVTESDFKKYFEQFGTITDAVVMYDHNTQRPRGFGFITYDSEDAVDRVLLKTFHELNDKMVEVKRAVPKELSPGPSQSPLDRYGYGLNRMNNFLDSRFSPIAGGRSAFAPFASGYGIGLNFEPGLNQGYEGSANVNSSLSYGGGLNPYYSSNRFGGGVGFDGVNGGNTLSLNSATRNLWVDGGLRNATNSPSSRNFIVSGSENIVGGNFNNSGVWGSSSISSQGGGNVSKSGNLGYGNGDDIYGFPGGYGGNVRKSVGPITSYAASSGGYGVGDLADFYGSGLGYDDRTWRSEQDATGSLGYELGNGRSDMSAQSSADYLGTYGVSKRQPNRGIGE from the exons ATGCAATCTGAGCTAGGCAAGTTATTTGTTGGTGGGATTTCATGGGACACAGACGAAGAGCGCCTAAAGGAGTATTTTAGTACTTATGGGGAGGTTATAGAAGCTGTAATTATGAAGGATAGGACAACTGGCCGTGCTCGTGGTTTTGGTTTTGTGGTCTTTGCTGATCCTGCTGTTGCTGAGAGGGTAGTTAAGGAGAGACACAACATTGATGGAAGGATG gttgaagcaaagaaggcggtTCCACGGGATGACCAGAGCACAACAAGTAGAAGCAGTACTAGTATTCATGGTTCTCCTAGTCCTGGTCTGGGTCGTACAAGAAAGCTTTTTGTTGGAGGTTTGGCGTCCACTGTTACTGAGAGCGACTTTAAGAAGTATTTTGAGCAGTTTGGAACAATTACAGATGCTGTAGTTATGTATGATCATAACACTCAAAGACCTAGAGGCTTTGGATTCATTACTTATGATTCAGAGGATGCAGTAGATAGAGTCTTGCTCAAGACTTTCCATGAGCTGAATGATAAAATGGTTGAGGTCAAGCGTGCTGTCCCTAAAGAGTTATCCCCAGGTCCTAGCCAAAGCCCGCTTGATCGGTACGGCTATGGATTAAATAGGATGAATAACTTCCTTGATAGTAGATTTAGTCCGATTGCTGGAGGTAGGAGCGCCTTTGCGCCATTTGCTTCTGGTTATGGTATCGGTCTTAACTTTGAACCAGGCCTGAACCAGGGATACGAGGGAAGTGCAAACGTTAACAGTAGTTTAAGCTATGGAGGGGGACTGAATCCATATTATAGCTCAAACAGATTTGGTGGTGGCGTTGGGTTTGATGGAGTTAATGGAGGAAACACTTTGTCCTTAAACTCAGCAACTCGCAATTTATGGGTCGATGGAGGATTGCGTAATGCAACAAACTCCCCGAGCTCTAGAAATTTTATAGTATCTGGAAGCGAGAACATTGTAGGAGGAAACTTTAACAACAGTGGAGTTTGGGGTTcatcttcaatttcctctcaaggTGGAGGAAATGTTAGTAAAAGTGGAAATCTTGGTTATGGGAATGGTGATGACATATATGGGTTTCCAGGAGGCTATGGCGGAAATGTCAGAAAAAGTGTGGGCCCTATAACATCATATGCTGCATCTAGTGGTGGTTATGGTGTGGGGGATTTAGCTGATTTCTACGGTAGTGGTTTGGGATATGATGATCGCACTTGGCGTTCTGAGCAGGATGCAACTGGTTCTCTTGGTTATGAACTAGGCAATGGACGCTCTGACATGTCAGCTCAAAGTTCTGCAGATTATTTAGGTACTTATGGAGTTAGCAAAAGACAACCAAACAGAG GAATTGGTGAATAG
- the LOC104248220 gene encoding fasciclin-like arabinogalactan protein 7, translating into MDYSIFPIFISMILTLSTSVNGQAIGSPNLSPAPAPGPEYTNLAELLSVTGPFHTFLDYLESTKVIDTFQNQANTTKEGITLFVPKDSAFSKLKKPSLSNLTADQLKSLCLFHALPHYYSLADFKNLSKISPVYTFAGGELYSLNFTDVSGTVHLTSGWTNTKVSSAVRATYPVAVYQVDKVLLPEAIFGTDIPPTPAPVVDIAPDADSPDADNGKAIPVASPDSTSLSSSHRMMTWGVSNNLFLAIAGGFLMFL; encoded by the coding sequence ATGGACTATTCCATTTTTCCCATATTCATTAGTATGATATTAACCCTTTCAACTTCAGTAAATGGCCAAGCAATTGGATCTCCAAATCTATCTCCTGCACCAGCACCAGGTCCAGAATACACAAACTTAGCTGAATTACTCTCAGTAACAGGCCCTTTCCACACGTTCCTCGACTACCTCGAATCGACAAAAGTCATCGATACATTCCAAAACCAAGCCAATACCACAAAAGAAGGAATCACATTATTTGTACCTAAAGACTCAGCCTTTTCGAAACTCAAGAAACCATCACTTTCAAACCTCACTGCTGATCAACTTAAATCCCTTTGTCTTTTTCATGCATTGCCACATTACTATAGTTTAGCTGATTTCAAGAACCTTAGTAAAATTAGCCCTGTTTATACATTTGCTGGAGGAGAATTATATTCTTTGAACTTCACTGATGTGTCCGGGACCGTTCACCTTACCTCAGGATGGACTAATACTAAAGTTAGTAGCGCGGTTCGTGCTACTTACCCGGTTGCTGTTTATCAGGTGGATAAAGTTTTACTTCCTGAAGCAATTTTTGGGACTGATATACCACCAACACCAGCACCAGTAGTAGATATTGCCCCGGACGCCGATAGTCCTGATGCTGATAATGGAAAAGCTATACCTGTAGCATCTCCGGATTCTACGTCGCTGTCATCTTCTCATAGGATGATGACTTGGGGTGTTTCGAATAATTTGTTCTTGGCAATTGCTGGTGGATTCTTGATGTTCTTGTAA